A window of Heteronotia binoei isolate CCM8104 ecotype False Entrance Well chromosome 17, APGP_CSIRO_Hbin_v1, whole genome shotgun sequence genomic DNA:
AGGGAAAGAAATGGGAAGAGGGATTGTGTAGACTGCTCATATCTTCTTGGAGAAAAGGTGAGATAAAAAATTTATGTCCTTCTCCTTAGAATAGCTCTTGGCATTTCTGCAAGTTCACCCCCAGTGAATCATTCCTAGGGATAAATGTAGTACTGAGTGCCAGAACCTGGGTTGTAGAATTCCTAGCTCTGTCAGACGGCCAGCTGCTGCCAGTGAAGCTCAGATTTGCAAAGTAAGCCTTTCCACTTCTTCACAACAGCTTTTGATCATTCCTCCTTAGTTTAATCAACATGGCCATACCCAAGCCTTTCTAGAGAGATATGTGAGTAATCTTCTTGGAGGGAGGGGGTTGTGGAACAGTATGGGAATTGAAATTATGCCCATCCGCTCATGCATGTTGCCGTCCTTCctttctgtgccccccccacccctctttggGCATGCCCATGTTCCTTGGAGGAATATTAACAGCAACCATGAAGAGGCTGGAAGGAATTGCTTTGCAAATATTACTTTACCTGGCAGCAGTTGGCCTGCTAACAATACTGGGCATTGTGAACCAAGGGCTCTAGCCCTCAGTCCTCGATGGAGTGTTTGAGATAGCACCTTTTCAATCTCCCAGCTGCATGAATCCCTGTCACTGACATATCCCTTGGCTATAACACCTTGTCCTAAGCTGGAAGGTGATATTATGTTACACACATAGCTTCTGGCCAAAAATGTAAGTAAATCTTAACCTGCATCCTAATGTTTCCTTATAACTAGCTTGGACCAGGGAAATATGCAAGATGATGGGACACGATATAAGTGCCAGTAGATGCTGTTAAAGAGGAAATGGGTTGAAGCAAATTTGGGCAGCTGCCACAGATGGATTGCAAATCCACTTCCCGCTTTATTGCATAGTCTCTAAAAGCAGTGACATTTATTTAGTGATGATTGTTGCTTTGTAATTCGTTTTCAGTCAGGAAGAGGGATCACTTGGCCAGTTATGCAGACTGTGAAGATGAAGGCAGTGAATGCATGGGTTGGTCATTGGTGTTCCCCTCCCCGCCTTTACAATTTTGAGTTCACTCATGCTTCATGGGCACACACTGCCAGTCCCCTGGATCCAGGCATCGGCAAAGGGACTCTCCGGAGGATAATGATGTGCATTTTTGTGTTTCACAGCATGAAACCAAATGAAATTCCATGGGGTGATGCAGGAGCTATGTATGTAGTGGAATCTACTGGCGTCTTCCTCTCTGTTGATAAAGCTTCGGTAAGGTTGTGGGGGTGCCTCCAGAATTGCTTGCCCAGAAATGAAAAGCAATTGAGGTGTCTTTCATGAAGCTGTGATGGGCTCCCCGATAGATGTTTTGCTTTTAGGTCCGTTGGCACAAATCTCAGGCGCACGTTAGGAACAGCCTTATtactttgtcatctctatgcatCACACACTATCTTTTGCAggcctctccctctttccctccaaaATCCAGCAGTCCGAACAAACCCTGAATTCAAAAACTGAGAGCTGGCTTTCAGGCGTAAAAATCTCCTTTCTTCTGTTTGGACCGCTCTTGCTTAGAGCGCAGGAGCAGCACCTCCTGCCCAGCTCCTGTTCTGTCTGCGTTGGGGGGGATATTTCTGTCGTAGCCCTTCCATGCATAGTGCGTTCCGCATCCTGACTGTCTTGCTAACTCCTGCTGTCTTTCTACAGTCTCATCTCCATGGTGGGGCCAGGCGAGTAGTGGTGACTGCTCCGTCCCCTGATGCGCCTATGTTTGTGATGGGAGTCAATCACGAGAAGTATGATCCCGGAAGCATGAATATTGTGAGGTGAGCGGAAATGCCTCTGCTTTGTAATACTGCTTTAGGGTTAAGGGGTTCAGTGAAAGGCGTTCTTTGGAACAAGAAGAGGGGACAGGGTTCCGGCAGTCTGCCGACTTGGCTTCTTGTGTGTTCTGATGCTGGCATCTTAGGTGGTCAACAGTCAagagttttcatttttaaaaatctcccatTTGCAGACCCTGCTGGTAATTGTTGTCTCTCTTGAGCTGCGTACGAGTGTGTGCACCTTTGAGAGGCATAGAACTTTTAACTCTTTGAGGATGCATGCTGGCTCTTCTGCTTTTGGAGAATTGTACAGGTGCCCCCGTCTCCCCTGATGTTCAAATAATTTGGTTGCCTGGAAATGTGTCGGATATAGGGCTCTAGTTCATTGGGGTGGTCTTCAGTAATTTCAGTGGTCCACAAGTGAGGTACAGTTTTGGGTGCATCTATAAAAAGATGCTCAGGTCTCACTGATTCATAGAGGTAGCAGGATTACTGGGGCGTTCTCATATGGCCTAGAGATTTGACAGTTGGTAACACATGTGCAGTGTAAGATCCTCTGGTTAGTAGAAACATTTGTTTCCCCTTTGGTTAACTTGGAAAGTCTTCAGTTATAACTGGAGAATCCCCAGTAATGGAGAAATTCttatttctctctgtttttgttgTTCTGATGATGggcacaagccccccccccccccccgccttacaGTTTGGTAAAGATgacaaaatagaggttttgaGCAAGTTGGCTGGGTAACAAGTCAGCTTTGTCTTCTGCTTGCCTTCCAGCAATGCCTCCTGCACCACCAACTGCTTGGCGCCTTTGGCCAAAGTCATTCATGACAACTTTGGCATCGTGGAGGGCCTCATGGTAAGACCGACATGTTCCCTGTAAGACCAGAACTCGCCTCCAAGAGCAGATTTCCTCTCCTTTTTGGCAAGCTCTTGAGTTCCCTCATTCCCCTAATTTCTGTAGATCCCAAAGAAACCACTTTCAGTAACAGGCCCTGTATCCTGCACTAATCCAGCACAGACACATTTGGCAAACTGTCACTACTGTTCTTCAGCCCTTAAATACCTGTGTTTTAATTTAGGAACTTGGTACTAGAGAGTAAAATCAGCTTAACGTGCGGCTTGGTCTTCAGGACTGCTGAAGACATACTCTTGATATCAGCGATGACTGGTGTTGCAAAAGCTAAACAAGCGCCATGCATGTTATCGTAAAACTCATATATGCAAAGGGATGCTATTTGTTCCCAGGCAAACCTGTGCAAAAACCTGCTCAGTGCCAGAAGTAACTTCTGAAAACATCTCCCATTTCTGGCCTTCTGCAAACTGCTTTCTCTTGTTTGCAGACCACCGTCCATGCCTACACTGCCACTCAGAAGACTGTGGACGGTCCCTCTGCCAAGGCTTGGCGTGATGGCAGGGGTGCACACCAGAACATCATTCCAGCTTCCACTGGTGCTGCAAAAGCTGTGGGCAAGGTCATCCCTGAGCTGAATGGGTAAGGGGCGTACTTTCTCCTTGGGAATCCGGCTTGGAAAAGCATTGTGCCTCTGTAGTGCCCCTATCTCCTGCAGCCCCTTGTTGGAAGCTAGATGTTGCTAATGGTCCATAGTGCTTCGGTGTGACCATGAGGCAGAGTAGGAAGTGCTTCACCACCAAGGATTCTGCTTACAGAGTCAGTTGCTTGAGGTCTTTGAATTAACCTGtcagggcatttctttcccaacAAGTCTGCCTTTCTTTAAAAGAGCTGAGCATTCAAGAGAACTAATCCAACCACATGAAGTAACTGGTTTGTGCCACCAAAGAAAGGCATTAGAGCAATAGGATGCTCACAGCATTTATGGCCTGATGTCCAAGTGTGCAGTAGAATTCTCCCAGGTGTTATGTTGCTTGCAACttaaaaaggtaacggtagtcgcctgtgcaagcgccaggtcattactgacccatggagtgacgtcgcatcaggacgttttcttggcagacttttatagggtggtttgctattgccttccctagtcagctgcactttacccccagcaagctgcgtacttgCAGCTTAGGTGGCACTAAAAATGTCTTTAAAAAGAGCTGTGTAATTGGATCCTAGCAGACCTGCTTTTTCTGCTTTTATCCTTAATGGCGATGTTCCTCTCTTTCACAGGAAGCTCACTGGCATGGCCTTCCGTGTGCCGGTGTGCGATGTCTCGGTGGTCGAcctgacttgccgccttgccaGGCCAGCCACCTATGCTCAGATCAAAGAAGCTGTCAAGAAGGCTTCGAAAGGGCCCATGGCTGGGATCCTGGGATACACAGAAGATGAGGTAAACAGCACTTGGGTGTCTTGAAGAGCTTCTCCCATGGATGACATGCTATATGGAGGGGGGCGGACATTACCAAATAGGGCTGCATTTCTTCCAGAATCATGACTGCtctccaaaatggctgctttggcgggtGGATTCAATAGCATCatatctctgctgagctccctctccaAGCTTCCCCTCCCTCAGGAACCACCTCcctatatccaggaatttcccaagctggagttagcCCATTGTTGGTCTGAATTTCTTTTTAAAGGCTTGGACTTCGATTCAAAGTTGGGAAGTTTCATCCCTAGTTGTAGTTCACATAGTATGTGCTTCATCAAACTGTATTTGAATAGATGGCATCTTATTTATAAATATTATACATTTAGATATCTTGCTTTTGCGCCCCTCGATTGATGGAACtcagggctgctctctgccaaACCAGTCCTGTTGGTGATTGCTTAGAAAGCTTACTGAGTTGtgtgcaggccttggattcagcaggagctcaaggagcacagctcctgaacctttctgatggttcccccacctcctccctacctaccttgtccattgaatagtaggtgcagctgcataacaatccctggattaggagagcgaacAGCCACCATggactttgccatgcccccagcagccctcattaacccttggagaagcccacgccaccctttttctacttcttatgtgatagtgagtggtgggtggcttgctggccttttgactggggggggggcagccccggAAAGCCcctggtgagcaaggcctgcttgggctggctggatctctagccagcccaagcaggcctcgctcaccagtggctctcctttcttgcattgggttgcttttggctgggggtggcaaCATATGATAATGAGTTAtgataatgagctccaccacttatttttctacaaaacgacccctggttgtgTGGCTCCTTTGAGGCTGTGTGGAGGGTTCTCTGGGAAACAGGTCCAGCCTGTTCTCCATTTGGGGCCCTTAATCAAAGAGCCTGTACATAGTCTCCCATCACACAATCTCACCCCTTTCTTTCTGGGCAGGTTGTTTCCACTGATTTCATTGGTGACCATCGTTCCTCTATCTTTGATGCCGGAGCTGGGATCTCCCTGAATGATAACTTTGTGAAGCTCATCTCCTGGTAAGGtcttgtgtgtggggtgggggtgggtaggGTTCCTCTTTGTGCTTCCTGGATCCAGTTCTTCCACACTGCAGTGAGTGTGCGGTGTGTGCCTGATGCATCAAAAGTCCATCAggaatgtggctaagtgcaaggGGACTTAAGTAACTAGATATTTGTATTGTTGAAGGTCAAGATTTCCAGTCTGTTGATTGAGATCACCAAGGGGCTGGAGCACCtcttctatgaggaaaggctgaagagtcttggACTTtctagtttagaaaagagatggctggcagggggtgggggtcatgatagaggttgattaaattatgcatgggatggagaagatggATACaggtttttctccctctcccgtaATGCTAGAACTCAGGGGGCCCCAGTGAAATTGACAGGCACTAGGCAAAATGAAATATTACTTTACTCAGGAAGTGATTAAATTGTGCAATTTGCTGCCAGTGGATGTTGTGAAGGCCATGAGCATAGAGCCCTTTAAAAGGctgttagacagattcatggaagggAGATCTATTAGTAGCCACTGGCCATAgtgagtaaagggaacctccCTAGTCAGAGGCAGTAAAGCCTCTGAAACTCAGCATTAAGAGGCAACATCATGAGAGGGCCACAGCCTCTTTATGTCTTACGTGTCGGCTCTtcagggcagcttttgtgaaacaggatgctggactagacggaaccctggtctgatccaggagggctgcTGTTAAATTCCTATCCTGTTGAACGCTGCAAGGAACAGCCGATTTGCAAATTTTAGCCTTTTGGGGCACACGAGAATGGCTTTAACTTTTCTTGCTTCTGTTCCTCAGGTATGATAACGAATATGGCTACAGCTGCCGCGTAGCAGACCTCCTGAAGCATATGTACAGCAAGGAGCATAACTGAGCACTGCCTACCCTCTATGTCCCAGGCTGTCGGACAGAGCGGTCTCACACCCCCTTTAGTCCATAGGTTTGATCTCCCGGCCAGTTCTCCGCTTCAACCACAGAACCCAGAACAACAGCACCTTTTTCTTCGTGTGTCACCGTAAAGCTTTTTTGTGCGTACTCGTGAATCTGAGTCCTGCTTCCCAGAGCAGCTTGTACAAGCCTCTAAACTGTAGTGAAAGACAACTGCACCAaattccccctggaagaagaggaggaggagagtctGCCCTCTGGGGTTAAGCATCGGTTTGTGTGGCTGTAGTCTCCTTGAGATCTTGCAAGTGTTAAAATAAAAACCACTGAAGTTTATGCGAACCCCGGCGTGTTTGGTGGCTCACCCCCTGCTCTGTTTAGACATTGTGACTGAAGTTGTCCAGGCATTCGGACCGGTGCATGCGCCTGTTCCCTTTGCTGGTAGAGCACCCAGACGGTGGCATCTGCCATAGCATTGCTTGGTTTTCTTGCTGGTTCTGGTACGAAAGAGCAAGACTCGTTTAGAATAAATTGGAGGTGGGCAGCTGTCACTTGCTTGATCGTGGCCTGGACAGAGGGGTATAATGTCTCATTTCTTAGCAGCTATCCATAAAAAACACACCTTGCGTGCCTTTTGATGGGGATATCTCCCAGAAGAGAGCTATACTAAAAAAGACAGTGAGTAATCAGGCAGCATATGCATG
This region includes:
- the GAPDHS gene encoding glyceraldehyde-3-phosphate dehydrogenase, testis-specific isoform X2, yielding MAELAVGINGFGRIGRLVLRACVEKGIKVVAVNDPFIDLNYMVYMFKYDSTHGRFKGEVHAEGGKLIVNGNKISVFQCMKPNEIPWGDAGAMYVVESTGVFLSVDKASSHLHGGARRVVVTAPSPDAPMFVMGVNHEKYDPGSMNIVSNASCTTNCLAPLAKVIHDNFGIVEGLMTTVHAYTATQKTVDGPSAKAWRDGRGAHQNIIPASTGAAKAVGKVIPELNGKLTGMAFRVPVCDVSVVDLTCRLARPATYAQIKEAVKKASKGPMAGILGYTEDEVVSTDFIGDHRSSIFDAGAGISLNDNFVKLISWYDNEYGYSCRVADLLKHMYSKEHN
- the GAPDHS gene encoding glyceraldehyde-3-phosphate dehydrogenase, testis-specific isoform X1 → MHRSDSEIMDQAGTSVSVKVFRLEISEGSPPKISPEPVPTPPGEPEPEPEAQPEPEPDAPPPPPPPPPPPKPSKLMAELAVGINGFGRIGRLVLRACVEKGIKVVAVNDPFIDLNYMVYMFKYDSTHGRFKGEVHAEGGKLIVNGNKISVFQCMKPNEIPWGDAGAMYVVESTGVFLSVDKASSHLHGGARRVVVTAPSPDAPMFVMGVNHEKYDPGSMNIVSNASCTTNCLAPLAKVIHDNFGIVEGLMTTVHAYTATQKTVDGPSAKAWRDGRGAHQNIIPASTGAAKAVGKVIPELNGKLTGMAFRVPVCDVSVVDLTCRLARPATYAQIKEAVKKASKGPMAGILGYTEDEVVSTDFIGDHRSSIFDAGAGISLNDNFVKLISWYDNEYGYSCRVADLLKHMYSKEHN